Proteins encoded within one genomic window of Cryptococcus neoformans var. grubii H99 chromosome 4, complete sequence:
- a CDS encoding aldehyde dehydrogenase (NAD): MRPTITLRHLVPLGVRSRHTMPTHAKLNVPPLGEVEVPVGLFINNEWVESINKETFSTVNPATGQKLLDFAHAKKEDIDKAVIAARKAFKTTWGNNVLAAERGALLNKLADLMERDSDKLAALESINSGKGIRIAREADVTDSIACIRYYAGLADKIHGQTVSSFGKEKFVYTLHQPIGVCGQIIPWNYPIMMWAWKIAPALAAGCTVVMKPSELTPLSALALCDLVKEAGIPAGVINTVPGLGATAGDAISRHMDIDKVAFTGSVATGRRISIAAAESNLKKVTLELGGKSPVIVFDSTDVEEAADWAALAIWFNSGQDCCAGSRLYVQEGIFDKFLVAMKKRAEACAIGQPHDEKTSFGPLISEGQRDKVLNYILSGKEQGARVVTGGQKWSESNDGYWIEPTILADTTPDMTVVKEEIFGPVVVAAPFKTEEEVLELANDTSYGLAAAVFTNDTRQATRVSAALDAGTVWINQYALLHPGVPFGGFKQSGIGRELGTYGLEAYMQIKAVHNNLTQTSPWPV, encoded by the exons ATGAGACCAACAATTACCCTTAGACACCTTGTCCCATTAGGCGTAAGATCCAGACACACCATGCCCACCCACGCGAAGCTCAACGTCCCCCCTCTTGGCGAAGTTGAAGTCCCTGTAGGATTGTTCAT CAACAACGAGTGGGTAGAGTCGATTAACAAAGAAACCTTCTCCACTGTAAACCCCGCGACTGGCCAGAAGCTCTTGGACTTCGCACatgccaagaaggaggacatAGACAAGGCCGTCATCGCTGCCCGGAAAGCCTTCAAGACTACTTGGGGAAACAATGTCCTCGCAGCTGAAAGAGGAGCTT TGCTAAATAAATTGGCTGATCTGATGGAGCGGGACAGTGATAAGCTTGCTGCCCTCGAAAG TATAAATTCTGGGAAGGGTATCAGGATTGCCCG TGAAGCTGATGTCACCGACTCTATCGCCTGTATCCGATACTATGCTGGTCTGGCCGATAAGATCCATGGTCAAACTGTTTCTTCATTTGGTAAGGAGAAATTTGTCTACACACTCCACCAGCCTATCGGTGTCTGTGGCCAGATCATCCCATGGAATTACCC TATCATGATGTGGGCCTGGAAGATTGCGCCTGCCCTTGCAGCCGGCTGTACTGTCGTCATGAAGCCTTCTGAACTTACCCCTCTTTCTGCCCTCGCACTTTGTGACCTGGTCAAGGAAGCCGGCATTCCAGCTGGCGTCATCAACACGGTTCCTGGCCTCGGCGCAACTGCAGGTGATGCCATTTCCCGCCACATGGATATCGACAAGGTTGCTTTCACCGGGTCCGTCGCCACTGGCCGAAGAATATCTATTGCAGCTGCCGAATCGAACCTTAAGAAGGTGACTTTGGAGCTTGGTGGCAAGTCACCTGTCATTGTGTTTGATTCAACCgatgtggaggaggcggcggaCTGGGCTGCGTTGGCCATCTGGTTCAATTCGGGCCAAGACTGCTGTGCTGGTAGCAGA TTGTATGTCCAAGAGGGCATCTTTGACAAGTTCCTTGTAGCTATGAAGAAGCGTGCAGAGGCCTGTGCCATTGGTCAGCCCCATGATGAAAAAACTTCTTTTGGCCCCCTG ATTTCCGAAGGACAACGTGACAAAGTTCTAAACTACATCCTCTCAGGAAAGGAACAAGGTGCTCGAGTGGTCACAGGTGGTCAGAAATGGTCCGAGTCTAATGACGGTTATTGGATTGAGCCTACTATCCTTGCCGATACCACTCCGGACATGACAGTagtgaaggaagag ATCTTCGGCCCTGTGGTCGTCGCTGCTCCTTTCAagaccgaggaagaagtccTTGAATTAGCGAACGACACCTCTTACGGCCTCGCGGCTGCTGTCTTCACCAATGACACCCGTCAGGCCACTCGAGTCTCAGCCGCGTTAGATGCTGGAACTGTCTGGATTAACCAATACGCTTTGCTGCACCCTGGAGTGCCTTTCGGTGGCTTCAAGCAGAGCGGTATCGGTCGAGAGCTCGGAACGTATGGGTTAGAGGCATATATGCAGATCAAGGCGGTCCACAATAACTTGACCCAGACTTC TCCTTGGCCAGTGTAG
- a CDS encoding peroxisomal copper amine oxidase: MSHHFAHPLDPLSAFEISAAVSAVRAYIQKGTYATKKPIEKITFNSVTLREPSKHAVLKWSDVLIEDELKRVRGEKGDLRRQAEVHIICAATSQSYEAIVDLPSNLGLVGPETPVITNWIALHELIQPSLHTEELLWAEELCRNHPKVKKACEAIGVDQKDIFVDGWCIGIDERFPGRRLQQCFIFLRNRPGDNLYAHPCDFIPVIDSHTGELLTIDYPNLNPSTPTASPSSAEAYIKAPLRERFAPPSAPHNYLPEQIAQDDPTFKVRDTLKPLHVIQPEGVSYKLEGRVLSWQNWKVHIGFSYREGLVISNVTYKNGAKGTRPLVYRMSVAEMVVPYAKTTFPHHRKHAFDTGEYGIGALANSLALGCDCLGSITYLDADFVTQAGGIETIKSAICIHEEDAGILHKHTDFRDLRAHVARNRKLVISSICTVANYEYGFYFNFSLDGSIELEVKATGIINVYTLAPGEAKDTDHEVEVAPRIAAQHHQHLFSFRLDPMIDGIGNRVVQVDVVPDDAPVGSDANFYGNGFKTVKTPYTTAKKAVADYDASKTRTWMIENPNKKHYSTGESIGYKLVCKDMPPLLAKPGSLVHNRAPFARHNMFVTPYSSDELYPSELHVNQNPGGEEFGLAKWVARDDNIDNEDIVLWPCFGVTHVSRPEDWPIMPVEILRVHLKPSGFFDCNPGLDVPSAADKKSRNADEALANGVEGVRIGKEKIIVPDGANCCNGK, translated from the exons ATGTCCCACCATTTCGCTCACCCTCTCGACCCCCTATCTGCGTTTGAGATCTCCGCAGCGGTTTCAGCCGTCCGAGCATATATCCAGAAGGGCACTTATGCTACCAAGAAGCCCATTGAGAAGATCACCTTCAATAGTGTCACTTTAAGAGAGCCCAGCAAGCACGCCGTCCTCAAATGGTCAGATGTCCTAATTGAGGATGAGCTCAAAAGAGTTCGAGGGGAAAAGGGTGATTTGAGGCGACAAGCTGAA GTTCACATCATCTGTGCAGCCACCTCCCAAAGCTACGAGGCCATCGTAGACTTGCCGTCCAACCTTGGCCTCGTTGGACCGGAGACTCCTGTAATCACCAATTGGATTGCCCTCCATGAATTGATCCAGCCTTCTCTCCATACTGAA GAATTGCTCTGGGCTGAGGAGCTTTGCAGAAATCATCCAAAAGTCAAAAAAGCTTGTGAAGCTATTGGTGTGGACCAAAAGGATATTTTTGTGGACG GATGGTGTATCGGTATTGATGAACGATTCCCCGGTAGAAGACTGCAGCAATGTTTTATCTTCTTGAGAAACAGACCTGGAGACAATCTTTATGCCCACCCATGCGATTTTATCCCAGTTATTG ATTCACACACAGGCGAATTGCTTACTATTGATTATCCTAACCTCAACCCCTCGACTCCCACcgcctctccttcatctgctGAAGCTTACATTAAGGCCCCGCTTCGAGAGAGATTCGCACCTCCAAGTGCCCCTCACAACTACCTTCCTGAGCAGATCGCTCAGGACGATCCTACTTTCAAAGTCCGCGACACACTCAAGCCACTTCATGTCATTCAACCTGAGGGTGTCAGCTATAAGCTCGAGGGAAGGGTCCTGAGTTGGCAAAACTGGAAAGTACATATTGGCTTCTCTTACAG AGAGGGTCTCGTAATTTCCAATGTCACTTACAAGAATGGCGCCAAGGGCACTCGTCCACTCGTCTACCGTATGTCGGTCGCTGAAATGGTCGTTCCGTACGCCAAGACCACCTTCCCCCACCACCGAAAGCACGCATTTGACACCGGAGAGTATGGTATCGGCGCATTGGCCAATTCACTCGCTCTCGGGTGTGACTGCTTGGGAAGTATTACCTACCTGGATGCCGACTTCGTAACACAGGCTGGGGGTATCGAGACTATCAAAAGCGCGATTTGCATTCA tgaggaagatgctggTATTCTTCATAAGCATACCGACTTTCGAGACTTGAGAGCACATGTTGCCCGAAACAGAAAGCTCGTAATTTCTTCGATCTGTACTGTGGCCAATTATGAG TATGGCTTCTACTTCAACTTCAGCCTGGATGGTTCTATTGAATTGGAAGTCAAGGCAACCGGTATCATCAACGTCTACACTCTTGCCCCCGGCGAAGCAAAAGATACCGACCATGAAGTTGAAGTTGCTCCCCGTATTGCTGCTCAACATCATCAGCAC ctcttctctttccgtCTTGATCCTATGATCGATGGTATTGGTAACCGAGTCGTACAGGTCGACGTCGTTCCCGACGACGCACCTGTCGGCAGTGATGCCAACTTCTATGGCAACGGCTTCAAGACTGTCAAAACCCCTTACACCACAGCCAAGAAGGCGGTCGCCGATTACGATGCTTCAAAGACGAGGACTTGGATGATTGAGAATCCGAATAAGAAGCACTACAGCACAGGGGAGAGCATTGGGTACAAGCTTG TTTGCAAGGACATGCCGCCCCTTTTGGCCAAGCCCGGCTCCCTTGTCCATAACCGTGCTCCTTTCGCTCGGCATAAC ATGTTTGTCACACCGTACAGTAGCGACGAGCTTTATCCATCTGAACTCCATGTGAACCAAAACCCTGGCGGTGAAGAATTTGGTCTTGCCAAGTGGGTTGCTCGAGACGACAACATTGATAATGAGGACATTGTTCTCTGGCCTT GCTTCGGTGTCACTCATGTCTCCAGGCCTGAGGACTGGCCTATTATGCCTGTAGAAATCCTGAGGGTTCACCTTAAGCCTTCTGGCTTCTTCGAT TGTAACCCGGGTCTTGATGTACCTAGCGCAGCGGACAAGAAATCAAGAAATGCGGATGAGGCCTTGGCGAATGGTGTTGAAGGAGTGCGCATCGGCAAAGAAAAGATTATCGTTCCCGATGGAGCTAACT GTTGTAATGGAAAGTAG
- a CDS encoding sarcosine oxidase — protein MTYTEKTNVVIVGAGIFGMSSALWMLETGKYSVTILDKSEVLPAPDAASTDINKIIRAADYKDPLIASLALNAVEHWRKPEWEGTYHECGVVALSATHEKEGMDFVECAYKNCCDLGLDATLLPDATAIKPVVDRGNAFPTGSFGGRQGYINPIGGWGEAGRAVEVGLKRAKKLGAVVRAGAEVTGLIKDGKNVKGVELKSGEKVFGDLVVIAAGAWTPKLFASPAVAARLPPIVATGQSVAILQLTPEEAKKYAKVPVIFNLDDGWYIFPPNPTGLMKMAIHSAGYINPVEEINNVSVPRTKLTPGAEDGAIPKAMLQALRKGLSEVYPELAKKDYVMTRLCWYCDTVTGDWLIDYHPDYNNLFLATGGSGHAFKFASNIGREILRLIERDPSSEFKVRFSFSPPKEMVEPPSEKGDVSAERTQVTDTGADVRSGMRKHLVIDELIRPEDLKAY, from the exons ATGACTTATACTGAAAAGACCAACGTCGTCATCGTCGGAGCCG GTATCTTTGGTATGTCCAGTGCTTTGTGGATGCTTGAAACCGGAAAATACTCTGTCACCATCTTGGACAAATCTGAGGTTTTGCCTGCTCCTGACGCTGCTAGTACTG ATATCAACAAG ATCATCCGAGCTGCCGACTACAAAGATCCTCTTATCGCCTCTCTTGCTCTCAATGCCGTCGAGCACTGGCGCAAGCCTGAGTGGGAAGGCACCTACCACGA ATGTGGAGTTGTTGCTCTTTCTGCCACCCacgagaaggagggtatGGATTTTGTAGAGTGTGCGTATAAGAACTGCTGCGATCTTGGCCTCGACgctacccttcttcccgaCGCGACTGCTATCAAGCCTGTCGTTGACCGGGGTAATGCTTTTCCCACTGGCTCTTTCGGCGGCAGGCAAGGTTATATTAACCCCATCGGTGGCTGGGGCGAGGCTGGTAGGGCCGTTGAGGTTGGCCTCAAGAGGGCAAAAAAGCTCGGTGCCGTTGTTAGAGCTGGCGCCGAGGTTACTGGTTTGATCAAGGACGGCAAAAACGTCAAGGGAGTCGAGTTAAAGAGCGGTGAGAAGGTTTTCGGTGATTTGGTTGTT ATCGCCGCGGGTGCTTGGACTCCTAAGCTCTTTGCTTCTCCTGCCGTTGCTGCTCGTCTTCCACCTATCGTGGCTACTGG CCAAAGTGTTGCTATCCTGCAGCTTACTCCCGAAGAGGCTAAGAAATACGCCAAGGTCCCCGTT ATTTTCAACCTCGATGATGGATGGTACATCTTCCCCCCCAACCCCACCGGTCTCATGAAGATGGCCATTCACAGCGCTGGTTACATCAACCCTGTCGAGGAGATTAACAACGTTTCCGTCCCTCGAACCAAGCTTACTCCTGGTGCTGAGGATGGTGCTATCCCCAAGGCCATGTTACAAGCCTTGAGAAAGGGTTTGTCTGAAGTTTATCCTGAATTGGCCAAGAAGGATTATGTTATGACCCGATTGTGTTG GTACTGCGACACTGTTACCGGTGACTGGCTCATCGATTATCACCCCGACTATAacaatctcttcctcgctaCTGGTGGATCCGGTCACGCCTTCAAATTTGCTAGCAACATTGGTCGCGAAATCCTCAGACTCATCGAGCGTGACCCTTCATCTGAATTCAAGGTTCGATTCTCTTTCAGCCCTCCCAAGGAGATGGTCGAGCCTCCGTCCGAAAAGGGCGACGTTTCTGCTGAGCGCACTCAGGTTACCGATACTGGTGCCGACGTGCGGTCTGGTATGAGAAAGCACTTGGTGATCGACGAATTGATCAGGCCCGAAGATTTGAAAGCTTATTAA
- a CDS encoding DNA polymerase mu subunit produces MPSRPPVHPYTSSSTSTGVHGHHNAAPHQLYKLFANLTFHIIPAKLEDDLARIYQCIDELGGKCLGPEDAWVIVTALKGRQRLLRSLDQKWMETKQIVNVGYIFDAYQACLEHAVSPKMPTPKLPLRKNYLLHVLSKEQSPTKISYRPDPGDPSISQRSAKRRKVNDGYVAAYRGDMTPLEEDVPLEDIPASCAQRPCPLVCINQDIVNAIKPIFEEREFEEAQQKNSNVLSYRRSLSMLKSVPRRITSGKEALRLQGVGEKVATRIDEFLQTGEIAESQEILESLRFNALQIFASVYTIGHFRAKELYERHHCRTLEDVKRHFADMEKDGEAKKGRDKDKRRMRGGMKEYEIVEEWMKLKSELDQKIPRKEVEEIAACVLDNLEAFIPSCEYTICGGYRRGKTESSDVDIVFRPPKDDQDIGLLRALYLRLSELGIITHVLHVTHRDPNQPIRAAAQNFDNLDKAFVIFKLPGEGRLHRRVDLISAPRDRYASAVLSWTGSMMFERDLKRYAENETGHKFRAGLIKIATGEEINLETEREIFNYLGLRYIPPELRNADG; encoded by the exons ATGCCCTCCCGTCCTCCTGTTCATCCTTACACGTCCAGTTCGACTTCAACTGGAGTGCATGGCCACCACAACGCCGCCCCACATCAACTGTACAAGCTCTTCGCAAATTTGACCTTTCATATTATACCTGccaagcttgaagatgatcttGCCCGAATTTATCAATGTATCGATGAATTGGGGGGAAAGTGTCTGGGACCGGAGGATGCTTGGGTTATAGTCACTGCCTTAAAAGGGAGGCAAAGACTGTTGAGGTCTCTGGACCAAAAATGGATG GAGACCAAGCAAATCGTGAACGTCGGCTATATCTTCGACGCATATCAGGCATGCTTGGAACATGCTGTTTCTCCAAAAATGCCGACTCCCAAACTTCCTCTACGGAAAAATTATCTCCTACACGTCCTGTCGAAAGAACAATCCCCTACTAAGATTTCCTATAGACCGGACCCTGGGGACCCGAGTATCTCACAGCGTTCAgcgaaaaggagaaaggtaAACGATGGTTATGTGGCTGCTTACAGGGGAGATATGACCCccttggaagaggatgtgCCTCTCGAAGACATCCCGGCCTCTTGCGCTCAAAGACCATGTCCGCTAGTATGCATCAATCAAGATATC GTGAACGCTATCAAGCCAATATTTGAAGAGCGAGAGTTTGAAGAGGCACAGCAGAAAAACTCGAATGTTTTGAGCTACCGCAGAAGTCTAAGT ATGCTCAAAT CTGTGCCGAGACGGATCACATCAGGGAAGGAAGCGCTGAGACTTCAAGGTGTGGGTGAGAAGGTCGCTACCAGA ATCGACGAGTTCTTGCAAACAGGTGAAATAGCCGAATCGCAAGAGATCTTGGAATCACTTCGGTTCAATGCGCTCCAAATCTTTGCCTCCGTGTATACTATCGGTCATTTTCGGGCCAAAGAATTATACGAGCGGCATCACTGCCGGACGTTGGAGGACGTTAAGCGGCATTTTGCTGATATGGAGAAAGATGGCGAAGccaagaagggaagagataaagacaaaagaagaatgcgAGGTGGTATGAAGGAGTATGAGATAGTAGAGGAGTGGATGAAGCTGAAAAGTGAGCTAGATCAGAA AATcccaaggaaagaggttgaggaaatTGCTGCTTGCGTGCTGGACAACCTTGAGGCATTCATACCCAGTTGTGAATATACCATCTGTGGAGG TTATCGACGGGGCAAGACCGAGTCAAGCGATGTTGATATTGTATTTCGCCCACCCAAAGATGATCAGGATATAGGGCTCTTACGAGCACTCTACCTTCGTCTTTCAGAGCTTGGTATCATCACCCATGTCCTTC ATGTGACACATCGTGATCCCAACCAGCCAATTCGTGCCGCTGCACAAAACTTTGACAATCTAGACAAGGCTTTTGTCATTTTCAAACTGCctggtgaaggaagactGCATAGAAGAGTGGATCTGATCAGTGCCCCCAGAGATCGGTATGCTAGTGCTGTATTAAGCTGGACAGGGAGTATGATGTTTGAAAGGGACCTTAA GAGATATGCGGAGAATGA AACGGGTCACAAATTCCGAGCAGGCCTTATCAAGATTGCGACAGGGGAAGAGATTAATTTGGAAACAGAAAGGGAAATTTTTAATTACCTTGGTCTGAGATATATCCCTCCTGAGCTGAGGAACGCCGACGGATAA
- a CDS encoding GabA permease produces MGVSESEKTTSVHQQPVNKVESLSTLTPGDRDGAAARLEEMGYKQELTRNLGMVSVLGLSFAIMAVPFGTSTTLNIALTDGGPVTILYGWIFVSSVSLCIASSLAEICSVFPTSGGVYYWSAMLSTEKYSSFASYLTGWLGTVGNWTVTASITFGGSQLILAAATLYHEDYVPTAWQTCVVYWAALLVSLLINVFFHNDQGTLISSTTSAYGGLEHQSSCEFSLTTIGFDAQYSGWPAGWAWFVGLLQGAYTLTGYGMVAALCEEVKEPARQVPRAMVLSVAAAAVTGLFYLLPINFVLPAIEPLLAVASLQPMPLLYKEVTGSAGAALSLLFLILGIWVFAAIGSLTAASRCTWAFSRDGGIPASGWWKKVDERFGIPVNSLILSAVVCALLGLIYLGSSAAFNAFTGVATICLGCSYAFPVLCSLLRRREAVRNASYSLGKFGYAVNIITVVWITFSIILFCMPTAIPVTAESMNYASVVFAGFSFIAALWYVVNARKHYHGPTLSTVRISSTTEIVEE; encoded by the exons ATGGGAGTCAGCGAAAGCGAGAAGACAACAAGCGTTCACCAACAACCGGTCAACAAGGTTGAGAGCTTGTCTACCCTCACACCAGGCGATCGCGATGGTGCCGCGGCAAGactggaagagatgggttACAAACAAGAGCTCACCAGGAATCTTGGGATGGTTTCGGTGCTTGGCTTGAGTTTCGCTATCATGGCAGTCCCGTTCGGAACGAGTACAACACTCAACATTGCATTGACAGACGGTGGGCCTGTCACTATCCTTTACGGT TGGATCTTTGTGTCTTCGGTCTCCTTATGTATCGCTTCCAGTCTTGCCGAGAT CTGCTCTGTTTTTCCTACTTCTGGGGGTGTTTATT ATTGGTCTGCTATGCTGTCTACCGAAAAGTACAGCTCATTTGCGAGCTATTTGACAGGCTGGTTGGGAACTGTTGGAAACTGGAC TGTCACCGCTTCCATTACCTTTGGCGGAAGTCAGCTTATTCTCGCAGCTGCCACTCTCTATCATGAGGACTACGTTCCTACTGCTTGGCAAACTTGCGTTGTATACTGGGCCGCCTTATTAGTCTCTTTACTCATTAATGTTTTTTTCCACAA CGATCAAGGCACCTTGATAAGCTCAACAACATCTGCTTATGGTGGACTGGAACATCAGTCATCGTGTGAGTTTTCTTTAACTACCATTGGT TTTGACGCGCAGTATTCTGGCTGGCCTGCCGGATGGGCATGGTTCGTGGGTCTTTTACAGGGGGCTTATACCTTGACTGG TTACGGCATGGTTGCAGCCCTTTGCGAAGAGGTCAAAGAACCTGCACGTCAAGTACCGCGGGCAATGG TCCTCTCCGTTGCAGCCGCTGCTGTCACTGGCCTCTTTTACCTT CTTCCTATCAATTTTGTTCTTCCTGCAATCGAGCCACTTTTGGCCGTGGCAAGCCTTCAACCTATGCCTTTGCTTTACAAGGAAGTTACAGGGAGCGCCGGTGCCGCCCTCAGCTTGCTCTTTCTCA TTCTCGGTATCTGGGTCTTTGCTGCCATTGGTTCATTGACTGCCGCCTCTCGCTGTACATGGGCCTTCTCCAGAGATGGCGGTATCCCCGCTTCtggatggtggaagaaggttgaCGAGAGATTTGGTATTCCGGTCAATTCCTTGATACTGTCGGCTGTTGTCTGCGCCCTTTTGGGTTTGATCTACCTTGGTTCCTCGGCCGCCTTCAACGCCTTTACCGGTG TCGCCACCATCTGTTTGGGCTGTTCTTACGCGTTCCCTGTGCTTTGCTCTTtattgagaagaagagaggctgTTCGCAACGCTTCTTACTCACTTGGAAAGTTCGGTTACGCCGTC AACATCATCACGGTGGTGTGGATTAccttttccatcatccttttctGCATGC CTACCGCCATCCCCGTCACTGCCGAATCTATGAATTACGCAAGTGTCGTGTTCGCGGGCTTCTCGTTCATCGCTGCCTTATGGTACGTTGTCAATGCCCGAAAGCATTACCATGGCCCCACCCTCTCAACAGTTCGAATCAGCAGTACTACGGAAATCGTTGAAGAATAA
- a CDS encoding nicotinate phosphoribosyltransferase codes for MPDSLHLPIDDVHVPFSILDTDLYKLTMQNAVLHHFSDAHVVIKFTNRSPQMLFSKECFDWVQQRVNDLSKLKLAPEERKELSKACPYFSESYLDYLSNMQLDPVKQVKLTFISQGSNEKGEEMGEIGCVIEGPWKDTILYEVPIMAILSEGYFKFVDTDWDYDGQFERAKKKALDLLNPSAPTTSLSFSEFGTRRRRSFKAQDIVLRGLIAGYEEYKSKGGNQGILSGTSNVYLALKYGLNPVGTIAHEWIMAIGATYEYRGANGRAMDMWEEVYPPGTRFSSPLTMLTDTYTAAIFFKDFMSDPARALRWAVLRQDSGDAFKFVEDAKKVWKTIEDKAGLKRDIGANGEEEVAKGKKVIFSDGLDVEKAIKLQQGCDKIGMAASFGIGTDLTNDFRKASDPSQKSKALNMVIKLNKINGKDCIKLSDDKGKHTGSLEEVRKAQQELGIEKN; via the exons ATGCCGGACAGCCTACATCTACCCATAGACGATGTTCATGTTCCCTTCAGTATCCTCGATACTGACCTTTACAAG CTTACAATGCAAAATGCCGTCCTCCACCACTTTAGTGACGCGCATGTGGTCATAAAATTTACCAACAGGAGTCCTCAAATGCTCTTCTCGAAGGAATGTTTTGACTGGGTACAACAGCGAGTGAATG ACCTTTCGAAGCTCAAGTTGGCTCCAGAAGAGCGTAAAGAGCTTTCTAAGGCTTGTCCTTATTTCTCAGAGTCATACCTAGATTATCTCTCGAACATGCAACTCGACCCCGTCAAACAAGTAAAGCTCACTTTCATTTCCCAGGGCTCCAacgagaaaggagaagagatgggtgAGATTGGATGTGTCATCGAAGGGCCTTGGAAGGATACTATATTATACGAAGTTCCTATTATGGCTATCT TGAGTGAAGGATATTTCAAGTTTGTGGACACCGACTGGGATTACGACGGCCAGTTTG AACgggccaagaagaaggctttaGATCTCTTGAACCCTTCTGCCCCCACGACGTCATTATCATTCTCTGAATTCGGTACGCGCCGTCGACGAAGTTTCAAGGCCCAGGATATCGTCTTGCGGGGCCTTATTGCTGGCTATGAAGAGTACAAATCCAAAGGAGGGAATCAGGGAATTTTGAGCGGCACAAGTAAT GTCTATTTGGCTTTGAAGTACGGTCTCAATCCTGTCGGCACGATTGCCCATGAATGGATCATGGCCATAGGTGCGACTTATGAATACAGAGGGGCCAATGGAAGAGCTATGGACATGTGGGAAGAGG TCTACCCTCCCGGTACCAGGTTTTCCTCGCCACTCACCATGCTCACGGACACTTACACTGCCGCGATCTTCTTTAAAGACTTTATGTCCGATCCCGCTCGTGCTCTTCGCTGGGCCGTGCTCAGGCAAGATTCTGGAGACGCATTCAAGTTTGTCGAGGATGCAAAGAAGGTGTGGAAGACTATCGAGGATAAGGCTGGTTTGAAGCGAGACATTGGGGCGaatggcgaggaagaagttgcaaaaggaaagaaggttaTTTTCAGTGACGGTTTAGATGTGGAGAAAGCCATCAAGTTGCAACAAGGATGTGACAAGATTGGCATGGCGG CATCATTCGGTATCGGTACAGACTTGACCAATGATTTCCGTAAGGCCTCAGATCCCAGTCAAAAATCCAAAGCTTTGAATATGGTCATCAAACTCAACAAAATCAATGGAAAGGATTGTATCAAGTTGTCAGATGACAAGGGGAAG CATACTGGTTCGCTTGAAGAGGTTAGAAAAGCTCAACAAGAGCTGGGCATTGAGAAGAACTAG